A region from the Aquila chrysaetos chrysaetos chromosome 15, bAquChr1.4, whole genome shotgun sequence genome encodes:
- the LOC115351073 gene encoding patatin-like phospholipase domain-containing protein 7 isoform X4 yields the protein MFCGWKIMRKVTTLPNSLVGDAVPRQRMRKRAKVLSLAKRVLGHFEKPLFLELCKQMLFVQLHEGEYVCCPGQLDDSIYVVQDDKLEVCIQESVRTNRSAVLEGGTEVVVKEVLAGASVHSRLSILDVTVLVTIGRLCSLAGDKMSYMVVGRIYCTN from the exons GTTACGACTCTTCCGAACTCTCTGGTTGGGGACGCTGTGCCTCGCCAAAGGATGCGGAAGCGGGCAAAAGTTTTATCTTTGGCTAAAAG GGTCCTTGGCCACTTTGAGAAACCTCTTTTCCTGGAACTGTGCAAGCAGATGTTATTTGTGCAATTGCATGAAGGTGAATACGTCTGCTGTCCTGGGCAGCTGGATGACAGCATCTACGTTGTGCAGGATGACAAGCTGGAAGTTTGCATTCAAGAAAGCGTAAGAACAAACCGATCTGCGGTTCTTGAG GGTGGAACAGAAGTGGTTGTTAAGGAGGTGCTGGCGGGAGCCAGCGTCCACAGCCGCCTCAGCATCCTTGATGTTACCGTG ctggTGACTATCGGAAGGTTGTGCTCCTTGGCAGGTGACAAGATGAGCTACATGGTAGTTGGTCGTATTTATTGCACAAATTAG
- the LOC115351073 gene encoding patatin-like phospholipase domain-containing protein 7 isoform X2, giving the protein MFCGWKIMRKVTTLPNSLVGDAVPRQRMRKRAKVLSLAKRILCSNRECPTLQPKEPPPSLLEPDLTEFDVKHSHLPSEVLYVLKNVRVLGHFEKPLFLELCKQMLFVQLHEGEYVCCPGQLDDSIYVVQDDKLEVCIQESVRTNRSAVLEGGTEVVVKEVLAGASVHSRLSILDVTVVSS; this is encoded by the exons GTTACGACTCTTCCGAACTCTCTGGTTGGGGACGCTGTGCCTCGCCAAAGGATGCGGAAGCGGGCAAAAGTTTTATCTTTGGCTAAAAG gATTCTGTGTAGTAATAGGGAATGTCCAACTCTGCAGCCGAAAGAACCGCCTCCTTCTTTGCTAGAGCCAGATTTGACTGAATTTGATGTAAAGCATTCCCATTTGCCATCGGAAGTCCTATACGTGCTTAAAAATGTTAG GGTCCTTGGCCACTTTGAGAAACCTCTTTTCCTGGAACTGTGCAAGCAGATGTTATTTGTGCAATTGCATGAAGGTGAATACGTCTGCTGTCCTGGGCAGCTGGATGACAGCATCTACGTTGTGCAGGATGACAAGCTGGAAGTTTGCATTCAAGAAAGCGTAAGAACAAACCGATCTGCGGTTCTTGAG GGTGGAACAGAAGTGGTTGTTAAGGAGGTGCTGGCGGGAGCCAGCGTCCACAGCCGCCTCAGCATCCTTGATGTTACCGTGGTAAGTTCTTGA
- the LOC115351073 gene encoding patatin-like phospholipase domain-containing protein 7 isoform X1, whose product MFCGWKIMRKVTTLPNSLVGDAVPRQRMRKRAKVLSLAKRILCSNRECPTLQPKEPPPSLLEPDLTEFDVKHSHLPSEVLYVLKNVRVLGHFEKPLFLELCKQMLFVQLHEGEYVCCPGQLDDSIYVVQDDKLEVCIQESVRTNRSAVLEGGTEVVVKEVLAGASVHSRLSILDVTVLVTIGRLCSLAGDKMSYMVVGRIYCTN is encoded by the exons GTTACGACTCTTCCGAACTCTCTGGTTGGGGACGCTGTGCCTCGCCAAAGGATGCGGAAGCGGGCAAAAGTTTTATCTTTGGCTAAAAG gATTCTGTGTAGTAATAGGGAATGTCCAACTCTGCAGCCGAAAGAACCGCCTCCTTCTTTGCTAGAGCCAGATTTGACTGAATTTGATGTAAAGCATTCCCATTTGCCATCGGAAGTCCTATACGTGCTTAAAAATGTTAG GGTCCTTGGCCACTTTGAGAAACCTCTTTTCCTGGAACTGTGCAAGCAGATGTTATTTGTGCAATTGCATGAAGGTGAATACGTCTGCTGTCCTGGGCAGCTGGATGACAGCATCTACGTTGTGCAGGATGACAAGCTGGAAGTTTGCATTCAAGAAAGCGTAAGAACAAACCGATCTGCGGTTCTTGAG GGTGGAACAGAAGTGGTTGTTAAGGAGGTGCTGGCGGGAGCCAGCGTCCACAGCCGCCTCAGCATCCTTGATGTTACCGTG ctggTGACTATCGGAAGGTTGTGCTCCTTGGCAGGTGACAAGATGAGCTACATGGTAGTTGGTCGTATTTATTGCACAAATTAG
- the LOC115351073 gene encoding patatin-like phospholipase domain-containing protein 7 isoform X3: MFCGWKIMRKVTTLPNSLVGDAVPRQRMRKRAKVLSLAKRILCSNRECPTLQPKEPPPSLLEPDLTEFDVKHSHLPSEVLYVLKNVRVLGHFEKPLFLELCKQMLFVQLHEGEYVCCPGQLDDSIYVVQDDKLEVCIQESVRTNRSAVLEGGTEVVVKEVLAGASVHSRLSILDVTVAF, from the exons GTTACGACTCTTCCGAACTCTCTGGTTGGGGACGCTGTGCCTCGCCAAAGGATGCGGAAGCGGGCAAAAGTTTTATCTTTGGCTAAAAG gATTCTGTGTAGTAATAGGGAATGTCCAACTCTGCAGCCGAAAGAACCGCCTCCTTCTTTGCTAGAGCCAGATTTGACTGAATTTGATGTAAAGCATTCCCATTTGCCATCGGAAGTCCTATACGTGCTTAAAAATGTTAG GGTCCTTGGCCACTTTGAGAAACCTCTTTTCCTGGAACTGTGCAAGCAGATGTTATTTGTGCAATTGCATGAAGGTGAATACGTCTGCTGTCCTGGGCAGCTGGATGACAGCATCTACGTTGTGCAGGATGACAAGCTGGAAGTTTGCATTCAAGAAAGCGTAAGAACAAACCGATCTGCGGTTCTTGAG GGTGGAACAGAAGTGGTTGTTAAGGAGGTGCTGGCGGGAGCCAGCGTCCACAGCCGCCTCAGCATCCTTGATGTTACCGTG